The DNA window TCAATGCTGTCGATTGATGAAAGAGATGCGATGCGACGAGGCGTTATTCACCAACGCGAACAATGGATGCAAAAAATCGCTCAACCATACTTAAACGACAGTTTTGATTTTGATGTATGTGTGGTTTGGCATAATCGTCCTTACGAAGCGATTATTGCTGAAGTGTTTTCCGGGGGGCATGACCTTTTGATTAAAGGTACACGTAAACATGATGTACTAGAGTCCGTCATTTTTACGCCCACAGACTGGCACCTGCTTCGTAAATGCCCTATTCCTGTACTTCTAATCAAGAATGCGGATTGGCCAGAGCAAGCAAATATTATGGCTTCTGTTCATATCGGCTCAGAAAACCCGACCCACATCGATCTGAATGACTCCATGGTTGAACGCTTACAAGAAATCTCTAATCGTCTTGATGCCAAACCGTACCTGGTAAATGCTTATCCGGTCACTCCTGCCAATATCACGATTGAGTTACCTGAATTTGATCCGACAACATACACAGATGCAGTCCGTGGGCATCACTTAACTGCGATGAAAGCACTGCGTCAAAAGCACGGCATGGATGAAGAGCAAACCATCGTAGAGCAAGGCTTACCAGAAGATGTTATCCCAGCCGCTGCAGAACGTCTCAATGCGGCAATGGTCATTTTGGGAACCACTGGACGTACAGGTTTGTCTGCCGTCTTTATTGGTAACACTGCGGAGCATGTCATAGATAAGATTAACTGCGACGTTCTAGCATTGAAACCAAAAGGCTACATTAGCCCGCTTGATCCTAACACGGCAACTTAACTCAGACTTTTCGAATCGAATATAATCACTCATCGAGAGGGAATATTCAGATAACAAAAAGGAAGGCATTGTAGCCTTCCTTTTTCATTGTGTTTTCAATTAGATGTTAGTCACATCAATAAACATAGACTCATCTATGTTTGTTGAAGACACAACCGCTTCACTAAACTCGTACTCTTCACGGTTGCCTTCTCGATCAAGCGGAAGGTTTACAAAGTCAAACAGCTCTCTGTCAGCTAATTGACTTGGGCTAACGTTCTGAATCGATTTGAAGATAGCTTCAACACGACCAGGTGTCTTCTTATCCCACTCGATCAGCATTGCTTTGATGGCTTGGCGCTGAAGGTTTTCTTGTGAACCACATAAGTTACAAGGAATTATTGGGAAGTCCTTGTGCTCTGCATATTTGATCAGATCTTTTTCGCGGCAGTAAGTCAGCGGGCGGATAACAACGTTACGGCCATCATCAGAACGTAATTTCGGTGGCATAGCTTTAAGACGAGAACCGTGGAACATGTTGAGGAACATGGTTTCTACGATGTCATCCATATGATGACCTAGTGCCAGTTTGGTCGCACCAATCTTCTCAGCGAAAGAATAGAGCGTACCACGGCGTAGACGTGAGCATAGGCCACATGTAGTTTTACCTTCTGGCACTTTCTCTTTAACAACCGAATAAGTATCTTTATCAACGATATAGTAAGGAATATTCAGCGTCTCAAAATACTCTGGAAGAATATGTTCAGGGAAGCCAGGTTGCTTCTGATCTAAGTTTACTGCCACCACTTCGAATTTAATTGGTGCAGCCTTTTGAAGATTCAACAGGATATCAAGCATCGCGAACGAATCTTTACCACCACTAATACATGCCATAACAACATCACCGTCTTCGATCATGTTGTATTCAGTAATGGCATTTCCAACATGTCTTCTTAAACGTTTCTGAAGCTTGTTGAATTCTAGGGTTTCTTTTCTTGTATCTTTCTGGTTCATTGCGGGCTCTCACATCGCCGATAAAATCGACAGTAGGACTTCCTAACGTGGTTTTCTTTGGGGCGTGGATTATACGGTCTTTTTACACAGGATTAAATGTTTGTATTGATTGAGTCTGTATAAATCTTCAGATTTGTTTCTACTGAACGAGAAAGAGCCGCTAATGCGGCTCTGGTGTGATGTTCTTATAACTTATTTAGCATTTGGCAAGTAAGGCAGAACTCTTGTCGTGACTTCAGGAAGACTCATATAACCGCCCTCACCAATCTCACTCAACGCTACTTGTACTTTACCATTAACAATCTCTTTTTGTGTTCCGTTAGAGAAAGTGATGTGACTATTAAGCCCGTTGGCAAATTCCATCGTTATACCCTGAACTTCAGGGGTAAACCAACTGGCAAACATACCACCTAAATCTTCAAGCATGCTCTGCATTTGAGGCATTAACGGGGCAAGTTGTTCGTAAGGCACATTACCCTGTAACGGCTCCTTAGTCAGAACAACTAAAGAGTAATCACAACGGGTGTCCATAGGCGTTTGAACAAACACCAAAGGGTTCGCCGACTTAAGGTTTTTATCGACTGGTAGTGGCAACTCTTTCGATGCTGGAATTACGAACTCTTCATAGTGCTCTTCTTTTTCCATCCAAGCTTTTTCAATATCACAAAGCTGCTTAGTGTCTGCATTAACGAAAAATACGCCAACTTTTACATCATCGTGACCTTCTTTCGTGTTGTTTTTGAGCTGAGTGTATAGCTTCGAATATGTGAACATATATTCTTGAGCGTGTGTGATGGGAGCTGCCAACATCAGAGCAGCACTACCAAGTATGCTTAGGCTTAACTTCTTCATTCGAACCATTATTTTAGTTTCTTTCGTTATGGTAAATCTGTGACCATATGTCATCAGCACGCTGATTTACGCATCAAATGTCTGAGACTGACCATCGTGACCGTTATCATTGTCATTTTTTTGTGTCGTTACCACTTTTAGCTTGATGCCGAACATTTCGCGGTAAAGAATCCCTTTCATATGAAAGAAGAATGGCAGAACAAAAATGAGACCAATTCCGTAGAACATTGCTGCGACAATAAACATAAGCATTACACCAAGATAAAGCGTCGCTACCACAAAGATTTTTTTGTTTACTGCTCGCAGTGATAACAACAGCGATTGCATAGGTGGCACTCGTTTTTCACAAATCAGCAAGATAGAGTGACTGAATGCTAAAGAAAGATATAACGATAGTGGAGCGAAAAGCATCCCAACAATACCCTGAAGCATTAGACTCATTAGCGTTGCTAGAATGACCGGAACCGTAAACTGCAGTCCCTTACCTACATGTCGAAGTTTGGTCTTTAAACCTGCAATATGGCTCATTGCCATCATGCTGATCCCGGCGTAAATCGGAGCACTGATCACTTCATAGCTAAAGTTCGCAACATAAACAGCAGATACGATGTCATTTGAGAAACTATCCGGATTTTGTATCGCATCTAAAATTACGCTTGGGTCACCCAACTGAAGTTGTAGCGCAATGTAAAAAATGCCTACCTGAACCAAAAGCAAAACGATAATGGCTGGAGAAAAAGACAAAAAGTGTTTAATGGTCGTATGCCAGGCCTCACTAAAAACAGCGCTGGCTTTTAGCTTGTAGTCGCCAGACAAAGCTCGCTCTACACTTCCTCCAAGGTTGAAGTCATTTTCAAAATCGTTGTTCATATATTATCCAAGATTAACTTGCGAAATTTTCACTGGAGTACCAGCTAATTAATGTGCCAGACATTATAAAGAAAACTTCACAAGTCTAAAATCATAACCGTTGCTTCTACCTTGCAATATTCATCATTTGGTTGATAATTAGCCAATCACAAGGCCATGAAATTGAAAGTAATTATTACAGGGCTCAGAACGTTACAAAACTCTGTTTAAATTCCAATTAATCTCGTAAAAACAGTATGGTAACGAACGAGTACTTTTACCCGCAAAATTATTTCTGTCTTAGGGTAAAAAAATGCTTTGATTTCACACTTTTGCTGATTATGATGCGCGCCTAAAATGTGAATGATTAATACCAAGTCACAGTAAATATGTGCTCCAAAATGGTGGGGAAAAATGCTCAAGAACAAGAAATATTTTTCGATGAGTAGTTATCTTACTATCAAAAACCTTGGCAGCATTATCGAGTGTTTTAGCAAGCTATATTGAACAGCTATTTACTGCGCATGGGAAAGAGTCACCTAAATTGGCGTAAACCCAAATTAGAATGTGGGAGAAATACAGACGTTGAACGCTAAACAGCAAGCAGGACAGCCAGTTATTCGTTTATCTGGCATCAGTAAAAGTTTTGATGGTAAAGAAATCATCAGCAAATTAAATCTGGATGTAAATCATGGCGAGTTTCTGACGATCCTCGGCCCATCTGGTTGTGGTAAGACGACAGTTTTACGCATGATCGCCGGCTTTGAAACGGTAGATAATGGTCAGATTTTACTGGATAACCAAGATGTAACTCAGGTTCCTGCTGAGCAAAGACACGTCAATACCGTATTTCAAAGCTATGCGTTATTCCCTCATATGACTGTTTTCGACAACGTTGCTTTCGGTCTTCGTATGCAGAAAACGCCTTCTGCTGAAGTAGAGCCGCGCGTGATGGAAGCATTACGTATGGTTCGCTTGGACGATATGGCGCAACGCAAGCCTCATCAGCTTTCTGGTGGCCAGCAGCAACGTATTGCAATCGCTCGCGCAGTTGTAAATAAACCAAAAGTTCTCCTGCTGGACGAGTCCCTATCCGCTCTGGATTACAAATTACGTAAACAGATGCAGATCGAACTTAAACAGTTGCAGCGTCAACTTGGAATCACCTTTATATTCGTTACGCATGATCAGGAAGAAGCACTGTCAATGTCGGATCGAATTATCGTGATGCGCGATGGCGTTATCGAGCAGGACGGTTCTCCGCGTGAAATTTACGAAGAGCCTAAAAACCTGTTTGTCGCTCGCTTTATCGGCGAGATCAACGTCTTCAATGCCACTATGCTGGAACGTATTGATGAAAAACGTATCCGCGCTGAAATTGACGGTGTTGATTCAGTGGTCTACTACGATGAAGAAGCGCAAGCTGGCGATAAGCTACAAGTACTACTGCGCCCTGAAGATTTACGTATCGAAGAAATCAAAGAGTCTGAAGAAAAAGGCATTGTTGGTCATGTGGTAGAGCGTACCTATAAAGGTATGACACTCGACTCTGTAATCGAACTCGATTCAGGCATGCGTGTAATGGTAAGCGAATTCTTTAACGAAGATGATCCGGATGTGGACCACTCACTCGGCCAGAAAGTCGCTATCACTTGGGTTGAGAGCTGGGAGGTAGTACTCAATGATCAGCAAGAAGATTAATCTTCAGAACGCAATCATTACGCTAATTGTCGGTTGGTTAACACTGTTTGTGTTGGTACCGAACCTTATGATTATCGGTACCAGTTTCTTAACGCGTGATGAAGCTAATTTAATTGAGTTAACATTCACGCTGGATAACTATGTTCGCTTGTTCGATCCATTGTACGCAAAAGTGCTGATGCACTCTTTCTATATGGCGATCATTGCGACATTACTGTGTTTAGTGATTGGTTATCCGTTTGCGTATATTATTGCGAAAATGCCTGAGAAATGGCGTCCTTTCATGCTGTTTTTGGTGATTGTCCCTTTCTGGACAAACTCTTTGATTCGCACTTACGGATTGAAAATTGTTCTTGGTACTCAAGGCATTTTGAACAAATCACTGATGGCGATGGAAATAATAGATAAGCCATTACGCCTGATGTATACCGAAACAGCAGTTATGATTGGCCTCGTTTACATTCTGTTGCCATTTATGATTCTGCCGCTTTACTCGGCTATCGAAAAGCTAGACAACACCTACATCGAGGCTGCAAAAGATCTTGGCGCGAACAAGTTGCAAACCATGACTAAAGTTATTCTGCCTTTGACAATGCCTGGCATCATCGGTGGTTGCTTACTGGTTCTTCTGCCGGCACTCGGTATGTTCTACATCTCTGACCTTCTGGGCGGAGCAAAGAACCTGCTGATTGGTAACGTCATTAAGAGTCAAGTATTGAATGCGCGTGACTGGCCATTTGGGGCAGCAACCAGTATTGCTCTCACCATCGCCATGGCAATCATGCTGTACGCTTACTACAGAGCGGGTAAGTTATTGAATAAGAAAGTGGAGCTAGACTAATGGGACGCACAGTTAGATTTAGCTTTATGGCTCTGGTATACGCATTTTTGTACCTGCCAATCATCGTGCTTATCGTAAACTCTTTTAATGCCAATAAGTTCGGCATGAAATGGGGTGGCTTTACCACTAAATGGTACGAAACCTTAGTTAACAACGACAGCCTTATGCAGGCTGCGTGGCACTCAATCAACGTTGCAGTGTTTTCTGCCACAGCTGCTACTATTATTGGTAGTTTGACGGCAGTAGCCCTATTCCGTTACTCCTTTAAAGGAAAAGGTTTAGTTAATGGCATGCTGTTTGTTGTAATGATGTCACCAGACATTGTGATGGCGATTTCGTTGTTGGCACTATTCTTAGTGTTGGGTGCACAGCTAGGTTTCCTGACGTTGTTAATTGCACACATCACATTCTGTTTACCATTTGTAGTGGTTACAGTGTACAGCCGTTTAAATGGCTTTGATGTGAAAATGCTGGAAGCAGCAAAAGACCTGGGCGCAAGTGAATGGGTTATCTTGAAAAAGATCATCCTGCCATTAGCGAAACCTGCAGTTGCTGCAGGCTGGTTATTAAGCTTTACCCTATCACTGGACGATGTGATTATCAGCTCGTTCGTGACAGGCCCAACATACGAAATTCTACCGTTGAAGATTTATTCAATGGTGAAAGTGGGCATTTCACCGGAAGTGAATGCTCTGGCAACGGTTATGCTGATCGTTTCTTTGGTTCTTGTAGTGATTTCTCAGTTGCTTGCAAGAGAAAAAGTAAAATAAACATCGTATCCGTTCAATCACGAGACAGAATGGTTACATGCCATTCTGTTTTTCTATCTACCGTCCAAATGAATTGGACAACGTTTGGTTTGGAGCTAACGTCAATGAAAAAATGGGCTACTTTATTAGCTGGTAGTGCATGTGCGCTTTCTCTGTTCTCGGGTTCAGCGGCAGCGGACGATAACGAATTGGTATTTATGAACTGGGGTCCTTACATCAACAGTAATATCCTTGAGCAATTTACCAAAGAAACTGGTATCAAAGTGATCTACTCAACATACGAGTCAAATGAAACTTTGTATGCAAAGCTAAAAACTCATAACCAAGGTTACGACTTAGTAGTGCCTTCAACTTACTTCGTAGCGAAAATGCGCGATGAAGGTATGCTACAGAAGATCGACAAGTCGAAGCTGAAAAACTTCGATAAC is part of the Vibrio sp. B1FLJ16 genome and encodes:
- the ttcA gene encoding tRNA 2-thiocytidine(32) synthetase TtcA, translating into MNQKDTRKETLEFNKLQKRLRRHVGNAITEYNMIEDGDVVMACISGGKDSFAMLDILLNLQKAAPIKFEVVAVNLDQKQPGFPEHILPEYFETLNIPYYIVDKDTYSVVKEKVPEGKTTCGLCSRLRRGTLYSFAEKIGATKLALGHHMDDIVETMFLNMFHGSRLKAMPPKLRSDDGRNVVIRPLTYCREKDLIKYAEHKDFPIIPCNLCGSQENLQRQAIKAMLIEWDKKTPGRVEAIFKSIQNVSPSQLADRELFDFVNLPLDREGNREEYEFSEAVVSSTNIDESMFIDVTNI
- a CDS encoding DUF2987 domain-containing protein, producing the protein MKKLSLSILGSAALMLAAPITHAQEYMFTYSKLYTQLKNNTKEGHDDVKVGVFFVNADTKQLCDIEKAWMEKEEHYEEFVIPASKELPLPVDKNLKSANPLVFVQTPMDTRCDYSLVVLTKEPLQGNVPYEQLAPLMPQMQSMLEDLGGMFASWFTPEVQGITMEFANGLNSHITFSNGTQKEIVNGKVQVALSEIGEGGYMSLPEVTTRVLPYLPNAK
- the potA gene encoding spermidine/putrescine ABC transporter ATP-binding protein PotA, with protein sequence MNAKQQAGQPVIRLSGISKSFDGKEIISKLNLDVNHGEFLTILGPSGCGKTTVLRMIAGFETVDNGQILLDNQDVTQVPAEQRHVNTVFQSYALFPHMTVFDNVAFGLRMQKTPSAEVEPRVMEALRMVRLDDMAQRKPHQLSGGQQQRIAIARAVVNKPKVLLLDESLSALDYKLRKQMQIELKQLQRQLGITFIFVTHDQEEALSMSDRIIVMRDGVIEQDGSPREIYEEPKNLFVARFIGEINVFNATMLERIDEKRIRAEIDGVDSVVYYDEEAQAGDKLQVLLRPEDLRIEEIKESEEKGIVGHVVERTYKGMTLDSVIELDSGMRVMVSEFFNEDDPDVDHSLGQKVAITWVESWEVVLNDQQED
- the potB gene encoding spermidine/putrescine ABC transporter permease PotB, coding for MISKKINLQNAIITLIVGWLTLFVLVPNLMIIGTSFLTRDEANLIELTFTLDNYVRLFDPLYAKVLMHSFYMAIIATLLCLVIGYPFAYIIAKMPEKWRPFMLFLVIVPFWTNSLIRTYGLKIVLGTQGILNKSLMAMEIIDKPLRLMYTETAVMIGLVYILLPFMILPLYSAIEKLDNTYIEAAKDLGANKLQTMTKVILPLTMPGIIGGCLLVLLPALGMFYISDLLGGAKNLLIGNVIKSQVLNARDWPFGAATSIALTIAMAIMLYAYYRAGKLLNKKVELD
- the potC gene encoding spermidine/putrescine ABC transporter permease PotC; amino-acid sequence: MGRTVRFSFMALVYAFLYLPIIVLIVNSFNANKFGMKWGGFTTKWYETLVNNDSLMQAAWHSINVAVFSATAATIIGSLTAVALFRYSFKGKGLVNGMLFVVMMSPDIVMAISLLALFLVLGAQLGFLTLLIAHITFCLPFVVVTVYSRLNGFDVKMLEAAKDLGASEWVILKKIILPLAKPAVAAGWLLSFTLSLDDVIISSFVTGPTYEILPLKIYSMVKVGISPEVNALATVMLIVSLVLVVISQLLAREKVK